Proteins encoded by one window of Puntigrus tetrazona isolate hp1 chromosome 25, ASM1883169v1, whole genome shotgun sequence:
- the hps5 gene encoding Hermansky-Pudlak syndrome 5 protein — protein MIPVVPVESCTHVLAEFDCLDPLLSALRLDSGRIKCTCLSVSRKWLALGTSAGGLHLIQRDGWKQKLILTHKEGSVTQVSCCPHDEDFIAVATSQGLVVVWELHLERRGRPERVSVSWEHRGQTVTSLYWDTAALRVFAGDVGGKVSCVRAGSSKLGKGSAFVIFPIQTITTVDSRVVQLGYSDGHLVVSSLSRCYLCDTEREKFWRVGNKERDGEFGACFLSQGPAGQRGQALLYCARPGSRIWEASFSGEVLSTHQFKQLLACPPLPLVSYKNEPLFNSAQTSPQSLAFPRLLQFGDQNLLTWTDSAIYIFTPHSGQVLLWTEVKDVVEISVFRNELFCLHGDGRLSHLSLMSPERCVERLIKRENWTLATTVCCMFQHAIITSKARKSLPVDRLEQLKAQLNSASQQQLIGQLEEVIGKLEPLDSACSSRRSSISSHESFNVLDCGIYRVISRRGSQSDDDASSLANQSMLEEERLKEFSFTEEEQVENDSQSVRGEGDRSDLSLQFLPLPFRSKPPRVALQAVRDSVSSFVKKTTEKINTLQMNTDLWPRPDLREGVQGEVTATATPLPEEVEHELNAEQSSSESELQELRTATKKAISQIQDPMVLLDPVCLSDVLREWAPVLERVLGPEDHISLTEITTQEEKTLEEEELVSSMSCCVVVQPDTYSANLDKPATLTEEDDDCGESSPCSTAPVRAPFPPLANHVELIQLFSPKPLPPDLQADLSQLACLYLEMGCPGRGGIESVCVFLRRYFFLLDQERVRKMCMLRYREHREVMKAYIAGMLEFTQASKVVEVIQKGDLLKSLRSLRELQPWNAPLLLSHLYRLYDKHGEVAVRAYPQFYPTILPSDVMVMALPSHFLPYLDNLVQSRAEQQRLSFLGSLFQPETLRQDWLELALSHDAPQKDDTLTADGQPRWHSHFFSWGYGRLLSLLIRLPADLASKQKMLEMCRAYGYWMGYLYLCRELQRRPEAFSAICRLDDMTLLEGDDGIAPQSLDEWVLLLQLSQQISSSNEAPPPPAPSGGPDRSCSEDTNGTSDSSPDLSDASTDWSIRISPENIILCLVRVFGPDRALAALQERGIQVDLSSRSTLVCDLLRMAEKRQRALLQTMLERCDRFLWSQHA, from the exons ATGATTCCTGTGGTTCCCGTGGAGTCCTGCACACATGTCCTGGCAGAGTTTGACTGTCTGGACCCGCTCCTCTCTGCCCTGAGACTGGACTCGGGACGAATCAAA TGCACATGTCTCTCCGTGTCCAGGAAGTGGTTGGCTCTGGGCACGTCTGCCGGAGGGCTTCACCTCATTCAGAGAGACGGCTGGAAGCAGAAACTCATCCTCACACACAAA gaaGGCTCAGTCACGCAGGTGTCATGCTGCCCCCATGATGAAGACTTTATCGCTGTAGCAACAAG tCAGGGTTTGGTGGTGGTGTGGGAGCTGCATTTAGAGCGGCGTGGCCGTCCTGAGCGCGTCTCTGTGTCCTGGGAGCACCGGGGACAGACGGTAACATCTCTGTACTGGGACACCGCCGCCCTCCGAGTGTTTGCTGGAGATGTAGGAGGGAAAGTGTCCTGCGTCCGGGCGGGGTCGTCTAAACTCGGGAAG GGCTCTGCGTTTGTGATCTTCCCAATTCAGACCATCACTACAGTGGATTCGCGTGTCGTTCAGCTGGGCTACTCGGACGGACACCTGGTGGTCTCGTCTCTCAGCCGCTGCTACCTGTGTGACACCGagag GGAGAAGTTCTGGCGCGTGGGTAATAAAGAGCGAGATGGAGAGTTCGGGGCATGTTTTCTCTCGCAGGGTCCGGCGGGTCAGCGGGGTCAGGCTCTGTTGTACTGTGCCCGGCCCGGCTCCCGCATATGGGAGGCCAGCTTCAGCGGAGAGGTCCTGAGCACACACCAGTTCAAACAGCTGCTGGCCTGCCCACCGCTGCCCCTCGTCTCTTAcaa GAATGAGCCACTTTTCAACTCTGCACAGACGAGTCCTCAGTCTCTGGCTTTCCCAAGACTCCTCCAGTTTGG TGATCAAAACCTGCTCACTTGGACGGATTCGGCCATCTACATCTTCACCCCTCACAGCGGTCAGGTGCTCCTGTGGACAGAGGTCAAAG ATGTGGTGGAGATTTCAGTTTTCCGTAATGAGCTGTTTTGTCTGCATGGTGACGGACGTTTGTCTCACCTGTCTCTGATGTCACCTGAGCGCTGCGTGGAGCGTCTGATAAAGAGGGAGAACTGGACCCTCGCCACCACCGTCTGCTGCATGTTTCAGCACGCCATCATTACATCCAAG GCCAGGAAGTCCCTCCCCGTTGATCGCTTGGAGCAACTTAAGGCTCAGCTAAACTCCGCCTCCCAGCAGCAGCTGATTGGTCAGCTGGAGGAAGTGATCGGCAAACTGGAGCCGCTGGACTCCGCCTGCAGCAGCCGCAGGAGCAGCATTTCCTCACAC GAGAGCTTCAACGTCCTGGACTGCGGCATCTACCGCGTCATCAGCCGAAGAGGCAGCCAATCAGACGACGACGCCAGCTCCCTCGCCAACCAGTCGATGCTTGAGGAGGAGCGGCTGAAGGAGTTCAGTTTCACCGAGGAGGAGCAGGTGGAGAACG ACTCTCAGTCCGTGCGTGGAGAGGGCGACAGGTCAGACCTCAGCTTGCAGTTTCTGCCGCTGCCTTTTCGCTCGAAACCCCCACGAGTCGCCCTGCAGGCTGTCCGagacag TGTCTCGAGCTTTGTGAAGAAGACCACGGAGAAGATCAACACtcttcagatgaacacagacCTGTGGCCTCGGCCTGACCTCAGGGAAGGGGTTCAAGGGGAAGTCACGGCCACGGCGACCCCTCTTCCAGAAGAAGTTGAGCACGA GTTAAACGCTGAGCAGTCCAGCTCCGAGTCTGAGCTGCAGGAGTTGAGGACCGCCACAAAGAAAGCCAT CTCTCAGATCCAGGACCCCATGGTTTTACTGGACCCTGTCTGTCTAAGCGATGTACTTCGAGAGTGGGCTCCGGTTCTGGAGAGGGTCCTGGGTCCGGAGGATCACATCAGCCTTACAGAAATAACGACTCAAGAGGAGAAGACTCTGGAGGAGGAAGAGCTTGTTTCGTCGATGTCCTGCTGTGTCGTGGTTCAGCCAGATACCTACTCTGCTAACCTGGATAAACCTGCAACCCTTACTGAAGAAGACGACGACTGTGGAGAGAGCAGCCCTTGTTCCACCGCCCCGGTCAGAGCTCCGTTCCCGCCTCTGGCCAATCATGTCGAACTAATACAGCTGTTTTCCCCCAAACCGCTGCCCCCTGACCTCCAGGCCGACCTCTCGCAGCTGGCCTGTCTTTATCTGGAGATGGGCTGTCCCGGGAGAGGAGGCATCGAAAGCGTGTGCGTGTTCCTCAGGAGGTACTTCTTCCTGTTGGACCAGGAGAGAGTGAGGAAGATGTGCATGCTGCGTTACAGAGAGCACCGCGAGGTGATGAAGGCGTATATTGCTGGCATGCTGG AGTTCACTCAGGCCAGTAAGGTGGTGGAGGTGATTCAGAAAGGCGACCTGCTCAAGTCTCTGCGCAGTCTGAGAGAACTCCAGCCCTGGAACGCTCCTCTGCTGCTCTCGCACCTGTACAG ACTCTATGATAAACACGGAGAGGTGGCTGTTCGAGCCTACCCACAGTTCTATCCCACAATCCTCCCCTCTGACGTCATGGTCATGGCTTTACCCAGCCACTTCCTGCCTTATCTGGACAATTTGGTCCAATCCCGAGCCGAGCAGCAGCG GTTGTCTTTCTTGGGCTCTCTTTTCCAGCCAGAAACCCTGCGACAGGATTGGCTGGAACTGGCACTGTCCCATGATGCCCCACAGAAGGATGACACGCTCACTGCTGACGGACAGCCCAG GTGGCACTCTCATTTCTTCAGCTGGGGTTATGGTCGTCTGCTGTCTCTGCTGATTCGTCTGCCTGCTGATCTGGCCTCCAAACAGAAGATGCTGGAGATGTGCAGAGCTTACGG GTACTGGATGGGTTACCTGTACCTGTGCAGAGAGCTGCAGCGGCGGCCCGAGGCTTTCAGTGCCATCTGCAGACTGGACGACATGACACTACTAGAGGGGGATGACG GTATTGCACCTCAGTCTCTTGATGAGTGGGTGTTGCTTCTCCAGCTCTCCCAGCAAATCAGCTCGAGCAACGAAGCCCCGCCCCCTCCAGCCCCATCCGGCGGCCCCGATAGATCCTGTTCAGAAGACACTAACGGCACGAGCGATAGTTCTCCCGACCTATCAGACGCGTCGACCGACTGGAGCATTCGCATCAGCCCGGAGAACATCATCCTGTGTCTGGTGCGGGTCTTCGGGCCGGACCGGGCCCTGGCGGCCCTCCAGGAGCGCGGGATACAGGTGGATCTCAGTTCACGCTCCACCCTGGTCTGCGATCTGCTTCGTATGGCTGAAAAGCGGCAGAG AGCACTGCTTCAGACCATGCTGGAGCGCTGCGACCGCTTTCTGTGGTCTCAGCATGCTTGA
- the gtf2h1 gene encoding general transcription factor IIH subunit 1, which translates to MASLSEEVLLVVKRVRQRKQDGTLYLMAERIAWGPEGKDRFTVSHLYADIRCQKISPDGKAKIQLQLVLHTGESTTFHFSNESTALKDRDATKELLQQLLPKFKKKANKELEEKNRMLQEDPVLFQLYKDLVVSQVISAEEFWANRLSLNTVEHSVSNNNKQEVGISAAFLADIRPQTDGCNGLRYNLTSDIIESIFRTYPTVKQKYAENVPHNMTEKDFWTRFFQSHYFHRDRINTGQQDIFSECAKQDEKGLKSLVTQGVKNPMVDLLSLEDKTLDEGYGTATAPTTSNASNKSLRENSNSAIIKRFNHHSAMVLAAGLRKADAPSDQASETSSTDGNSRDSDFFQPPLKKVKLQESIEYDDLQGDSGRKTIALNLKKSDRYSHGPVPLQSQHYTSSQDIINSIGIIQHEMRSYKPRLTQVMSSGAASSAITALSPGGVLMQGGGQQTINQLVPSDVQNELKHLYTAAGELLRHFWSCFPVNTPFLEEKVVKMKSNLERFQVTKLHPFQEKIQRQYLSANLTGHLEEMLQAAYSKFQVWQTRRMMRKT; encoded by the exons ATGGCGTCTCTGTCCGAGGAGGTGTTGCTGGTGGTGAAGAGGGTCCGTCAGAGGAAGCAGGACGGGACTCTGTACCTGATGGCCGAGCGGATCGCCTGGGGTCCGGAAGGCAAGGACCGCTTCACAGTCAGCCACCTGTACGCCGACATCCGCT GTCAGAAGATCAGTCCTGATGGGAAGGCGAAGATCCAGCTCCAGCTGGTTTTGCACACGGGAGAAAGCACCACCTTTCATTTCTCCAATGAGAGCACAGCACTGAAGGACAGAGACGCCACCAAAGAGCTCCTGCAGCAGCTCCTGCCCAAGTTCAAGAAGAAAGCCAATAAAGAGCTGGAGGAGAAGAACAG GATGTTGCAGGAAGACCCCGTTCTCTTCCAGCTCTATAAGGACTTGGTGGTGAGTCAGGTGATCAGCGCTGAGGAGTTCTGGGCCAATCGGCTGAGCCTGAATACTGTGGAACACTCCGtctccaacaacaacaaacaggaagtgggcatttctgctgccttcctg GCCGACATCAGACCACAGACGGATGGCTGCAACGGCCTGCGTTACAATCTGACCTCTGACATTATCGAGTCGATCTTCAGAACCTACCCTACAG TCAAGCAGAAATACGCTGAGAATGTTCCTCACAACATGACGGAGAAGGACTTCTGGACACGGTTCTTTCAGTCTCATTACTTCCACAGAGACCGGATCAACACGGGCCAGCAGGACATCTTCTCAGAGTGTGCCAAACAGGATGAGAAGG GCCTGAAATCGTTGGTGACCCAGGGAGTGAAGAACCCCATGGTGGATCTGCTTTCACTCGAGGATAAAACGTTAGATGAG GGTTACGGCACAGCGACGGCTCCCACGACGTCTAACGCATCCAACAAATCGCTGAGAGAGAACAGCAACTCTGCCATAATCAAACGCTTCAACCACCACAGTGCCATGGTGCTGGCGGCCGGCCTGCGCAAAGC GGACGCTCCCAGTGATCAAGCCAGTGAGACCAGCAGCACTGATGGGAACTCCAGAGATTCAGATTTCTTCCAGCCGCCACTCAAAAAG GTAAAATTACAGGAATCCATAGAGTATGACGACCTGCAGGGTGACTCCGGGCGCAAGACCATCGCTCTGAACCTGAAGAAGTCAGACAG ATATTCCCACGGCCCGGTTCCTCTTCAGTCACAGCATTACACCTCCAGTCAAGACATCATCAACTCCATCGGCATTATCCAGCACGAGATGAGGAGCTATAAACCCCGTCTGACGCAG GTGATGTCCAGCGGTGCAGCGAGCTCTGCCATCACAGCACTGTCCCCCGGAGGAGTTCTGATGCAGGGAGGAGGCCAACAGACCATAAACC aATTAGTGCCCAGCGATGTTCAGAACGAGCTCAAGCACTTATACACAGCCGCCGGAGAGCTGCTTCGACACTTCTGGTCCTGTTTCCCCGTCAACACTCCCTTCCTGGAGGAAAAG GTGGTAAAGATGAAATCGAACCTGGAGAGATTCCAGGTGACCAAGCTCCACCCCTTTCAAGAAAAGATCCAGCGGCAGTATTTGAGCGCGAAT CTAACGGGCCACCTGGAGGAAATGCTTCAGGCTGCGTACAGCAAGTTCCAAGTCTGGCAGACGCGGCGAATGATGAGAAAGACCTGA
- the epx gene encoding LOW QUALITY PROTEIN: eosinophil peroxidase (The sequence of the model RefSeq protein was modified relative to this genomic sequence to represent the inferred CDS: inserted 1 base in 1 codon), whose protein sequence is METTCLESFSCLILSMLLISCLPPSATSHFPSQNATVYLGSSFIQEALRRARELTDAAYAHTNDRVKTSLSDSSVRPSDLLALFKQTGPKTRTHIRSAELLDNTVELIREMVYTHSMDKPDLTELLSAGDMETILQATGCSSEMLRPVCKSDCLSKRYRTITGHCNNRENPQWGAANTPYARWLSPEYEDPRGAPRGWDPQRTYHNHTLPPVRSVSQEVLYTHNENISLDASLSRLLVEWGQWIDHDLTLTPQSPSTAAFKTGADCTRTCSTDTPCFPIQIPLSDPRTGTQSCMAFFRSAPSCTLPLGHREQLNAITAFVDASMVYGSSDGLGAALRNLSSPLGLLAVNQLRSDQGLGFMPFLTRTQMNLDPCGPRGRIGPTPLSETAQRLAASMGNRSFCFQAGDSRANEHLGMIALHTLFLREHNRLAEELHELNPHWSPDTLYHEARKILGAVHQILTWDHYLPRVLGRSANLALMPPYKGYDPAADPSISNIFSTAAFRFAHVTVHPVVNRLGPDYRLSLEHPALPLHHSLFASWRVVQEGGIDPVLRGLLLSPAKLQTADQMMVEELTERLFQAQGGLPLDLAALNLQRGRDHGLQGYSAWRELCGLPAPANESDFAGILGNVVLARKLLHLYGTAKNIDVWVGAISEPAPPGGRVGPLLACLISRQFRALRDGDSFWWQKEGVFSSAQRDALRGTSLSRIICDNTHIRLVPFDPFXHTLHPDDLLPCERVAHMNLSAWREPDADPACGAVPRLSLGFSVLCGSGVIYQCPAGYLLQGATQISCDPKTLQWTPQPPTCQDVDECSAHPPVCAPHLQCLNTPGGHTCTEPAAPPLPASSVVASVMSVLGGVALIVLFLACYQRFLLGKAGPAKAECCQRRS, encoded by the exons ATGGAGACAACATGCTTG GAATCTTTCTCTTGCTTGATTTTATCGATGCTTCTGATATCGTGTCTGCCGCCGTCAGCCACATCTCATTTTCCCTCCCAGAATGCAACAG TGTACTTGGGATCTAGCTTCATCCAGGAAGCTTTACGCAGAGCCAGAGAGCTGACGGACGCCGCGTACGCTCACACCAACGACAG GGTGAAGACGTCCTTATCGGACAGTTCTGTCCGACCCAGTGACCTGCTGGCCTTGTTCAAACAAACCGGCCCCAAAACCAGAACCCACATCAGATCGGCCGAGCTTCTGGATAACACCGTGGAGCTGATTAGAGAGATGGTTTACACGCACTCCATGGACAAACCCGACCTCACCG AGCTTTTAAGTGCAGGAGACATGGAGACCATACTGCAGGCAACAGGCTGTTCCTCAGAGATGCTGAGACCCGTGTGTAAATCTGACTGTCTGTCCAAACGCTACCGTACCATCACGGGACACTGCAACAACAG AGAAAACCCTCAGTGGGGGGCAGCAAACACGCCTTACGCCCGCTGGCTGTCGCCGGAGTACGAGGACCCTCGAGGGGCCCCCAGGGGCTGGGACCCACAACGCACCTACCACAACCACACACTACCACCC GTCCGCAGCGTGTCTCAGGAGGTTTTGTACACTCATAACGAGAACATCTCTCTGGACGCGTCTCTGTCTCGTCTGCTGGTGGAGTGGGGTCAGTGGATCGATCACGACCTGACCTTGACCCCTCAGAGCCCGAGCACCGCTGCCTTTAAGACCGGAGCAGACTGCACACGCACCTGCAGCACAGACACGCCGTGCTTTCCCATACAG ATCCCTCTCTCCGACCCCCGCACTGGGACTCAGAGCTGCATGGCGTTTTTCCGCTCCGCACCCAGCTGTACGCTTCCACTCGGTCACCGGGAGCAGCTGAACGCTATAACGGCGTTCGTGGACGCCAGCATGGTGTACGGGAGCTCGGACGGGCTCGGCGCGGCCCTCAGAAACCTCTCGTCCCCTCTCGGCCTGCTCGCCGTCAACCAGCTCCGCTCGGACCAAGGGCTCGGCTTCATGCCCTTCCTGACCCGCACGCAGATGAACCTGGACCCCTGCGGCCCACGAGGGCGGATCGGACCCACCCCGCTATCAGAGACGGCGCAAAGACTCGCCGCATCCATGGGGAACAGATCGTTTTGTTTCCAAGCAG GTGACTCTCGGGCCAATGAGCACTTGGGGATGATCGCTTTGCACACGCTCTTTCTGAGAGAGCACAACCGATTGGCCGAGGAGCTTCACGAGCTCAACCCTCACTGGAGCCCGGACACGCTGTACCACGAGGCCAGAAAAATACTGGGCGCCGTCCACCAG ATCTTGACATGGGATCACTACTTGCCCCGTGTCCTGGGCCGCAGTGCTAACCTGGCCCTCATGCCCCCGTATAAAGGTTACGACCCCGCGGCTGACCCCAGCATCTCCAACATTTTCTCCACCGCTGCTTTTCGTTTTGCTCACGTCACTGTGCATCCGGTTGTGAACCGCCTCGGACCTGATTACCGGCTGAGCCTTGAGCACCCGGCTCTGCCGTTACATCACTCTTTGTTTGCATCCTGGAGAGTCGTGCAGGAGG GCGGCATTGATCCTGTGCTGCGTGGTTTGCTGCTGTCCCCGGCTAAACTTCAGACAGCGGATCAGATGATGGTGGAGGAGCTGACCGAGAGGCTCTTCCAGGCTCAGGGAGGGCTGCCGCTCGACCTAGCAGCTCTAAACCTGCAGAGAGGACGAGATCATGGCCTGCAAG GTTACAGTGCGTGGCGGGAGCTCTGCGGTCTCCCGGCACCCGCGAACGAGTCAGATTTTGCAGGCATTCTGGGTAATGTAGTTCTGGCCCGGAAGCTGCTGCATCTCTACGGAACAGCTAAGAACATAGACGTGTGGGTCGGGGCCATTTCAGAGCCGGCTCCTCCCGGGGGCCGCGTGGGGCCGCTGCTGGCCTGCCTGATCTCCAGACAGTTCAGAGCGCTCCGAGACGGTGACAG CTTCTGGTGGCAGAAAGAAGGTGTGTTCAGCTCCGCTCAGAGAGACGCTCTGCGCGGCACATCTCTGTCCCGCATCATCTGTGACAACACACACATCCGACTGGTGCCCTTTGACCCCT GGCACACGCTTCACCCCGACGACCTGCTGCCCTGCGAGCGCGTCGCACACATGAACCTTTCAGCGTGGAGAGAACCTGACGCCG ACCCGGCCTGTGGCGCGGTGCCCCGGTTGAGTCTGGGTTTCTCTGTTCTGTGTGGATCTGGGGTGATCTATCAGTGTCCTGCTGGATACCTGCTTCAGGGAGCCACACAAATCAGCTGTGACCCTAAAACCCTCCAGTGGACCCCACAGCCGCCCACCTGCCAAG ATGTAGATGAATGTTCAGCTCATCCGCCCGTCTGCGCTCCTCACCTGCAGTGCTTGAACACACCTGGAGGTCACACCTGCACAG AACCTGCAGCTCCGCCCCTTCCCGCCTCCTCCGTCGTGGCGTCGGTGATGTCAGTCCTAGGGGGCGTGGCTTTGATAGTGCTCTTTCTCGCCTGCTACCAGAG ATTTCTCCTCGGGAAAGCTGGGCCGGCGAAGGCAGAATGCTGTCAGAGAAGAAGCTGA